Proteins encoded by one window of Pseudonocardia alni:
- a CDS encoding MaoC family dehydratase yields MSAPLTPLTPQTAAACAKGDALPSLTVQVTRADLVRYAGASGDLNPIHWSDRVAAVAGLPGVIAHGMLSMALAGRVLTAWTGDPAAIRSYGTRFTRPVVVPDDDAGATVELSGTVAEVREEGGERIAVVDLKAAFEGKTVLGRARAEVVLPG; encoded by the coding sequence GTGAGTGCACCGCTGACCCCGCTGACCCCGCAGACCGCCGCCGCCTGCGCCAAGGGCGACGCGCTGCCGTCGCTGACCGTGCAGGTCACCCGCGCCGACCTGGTGCGCTACGCCGGTGCCTCCGGCGACCTCAACCCGATCCACTGGAGCGACCGCGTCGCCGCGGTCGCCGGGCTGCCCGGTGTGATCGCGCACGGCATGCTCTCGATGGCCCTCGCCGGCCGCGTGCTGACCGCGTGGACCGGGGATCCGGCCGCGATCCGCAGCTACGGCACCCGCTTCACGCGGCCCGTCGTCGTCCCGGACGACGACGCCGGCGCCACGGTCGAGCTCTCCGGCACCGTCGCCGAGGTGCGCGAGGAGGGCGGGGAGCGGATCGCCGTCGTCGATCTCAAGGCGGCCTTCGAGGGGAAGACGGTGCTCGGCCGGGCCCGCGCCGAGGTCGTCCTCCCGGGGTGA
- a CDS encoding MaoC family dehydratase N-terminal domain-containing protein, giving the protein MVDQSWVGHSSDPVGPYQVGREKIREFAVAIGDGDPLFRDVDAARAAGHADLVAPPTFPTCFTMPVIEGFLREPAFGWDYTRMVHGDQRITFRRPVVAGDELTTVLHVDELRTRAGNHMLTLRCEVTDAAGEPVATTHSMLVSPAGEDAGSEGDA; this is encoded by the coding sequence GTGGTCGACCAGTCCTGGGTCGGGCACAGCTCGGACCCGGTCGGGCCGTACCAGGTCGGTCGCGAGAAGATCCGCGAGTTCGCCGTCGCCATCGGTGACGGCGATCCGCTCTTCCGTGACGTGGACGCGGCACGTGCCGCGGGTCACGCCGACCTGGTGGCCCCGCCGACGTTCCCGACCTGCTTCACGATGCCGGTCATCGAGGGCTTCCTCCGGGAGCCCGCGTTCGGGTGGGACTACACCCGCATGGTCCACGGCGACCAGCGGATCACCTTCCGCAGACCGGTCGTCGCCGGCGACGAGCTCACCACGGTGCTGCACGTCGACGAGCTGCGCACCCGGGCCGGCAACCACATGTTGACGCTGCGCTGCGAGGTCACCGACGCGGCGGGCGAGCCGGTGGCGACCACGCACTCGATGCTGGTCAGTCCCGCCGGTGAGGACGCGGGCAGCGAGGGGGACGCGTGA
- the rpmG gene encoding 50S ribosomal protein L33: protein MAKATDVRPKITLACEECKHRNYITKKNRRNDPDRLEIKKFCPNCGTHRAHRETR, encoded by the coding sequence ATGGCCAAGGCCACGGACGTGCGGCCGAAGATCACTCTGGCCTGCGAGGAGTGCAAGCACCGCAACTACATCACCAAGAAGAACCGGCGGAACGACCCCGACCGGCTCGAGATCAAGAAGTTCTGCCCGAACTGCGGCACCCACCGGGCGCACCGCGAGACCCGCTGA
- the rpsN gene encoding 30S ribosomal protein S14: MATTGQIAKNERRKEIVARYAERRAELKALIARPSTPEPERAAAVAELRRQPRDASATRVRNRDSVDGRPRGHLRKFGVSRVRLRELAHDGALPGVRKSSW, translated from the coding sequence ATGGCCACGACCGGGCAGATCGCGAAGAACGAGCGGCGGAAGGAGATCGTCGCCCGCTACGCCGAGCGGCGGGCCGAGCTCAAGGCGCTCATCGCCCGCCCGTCGACGCCGGAGCCGGAGCGGGCCGCCGCGGTCGCCGAGCTGCGCCGCCAGCCGCGCGACGCCAGCGCGACCCGGGTCCGCAACCGCGACTCGGTCGACGGACGCCCCCGCGGGCACCTCCGCAAGTTCGGGGTGTCCCGGGTCCGGCTGCGCGAGCTCGCACACGACGGCGCACTGCCGGGTGTCCGCAAGTCGAGCTGGTGA
- the rpmB gene encoding 50S ribosomal protein L28: protein MAKRCDLTGREPGFGKSVSHSHRRTSRRWDPNVQTRRYWLAEENRWVRLTLSVKGIRTVDRIGVSAAVARIRANGVKV, encoded by the coding sequence ATGGCGAAGCGCTGTGACCTGACCGGCCGCGAGCCGGGCTTCGGCAAGTCGGTCTCGCACTCCCACCGGCGCACCAGCCGGCGCTGGGACCCCAACGTGCAGACCCGCCGCTACTGGCTGGCCGAGGAGAACCGCTGGGTGCGGCTCACGCTCTCGGTGAAGGGGATCAGGACGGTGGACCGGATCGGCGTCTCCGCCGCGGTGGCGAGGATCCGGGCGAACGGGGTGAAGGTCTGA
- the rpsR gene encoding 30S ribosomal protein S18 — protein MPARPKPVRAPRRKPNPLKQRGIEHVDWKDAALLRTFISDRGKIRARRVTGLTGQQQRQVATAIRNAREMALLPYPHAGR, from the coding sequence ATGCCCGCACGTCCCAAGCCGGTGCGCGCGCCGCGACGCAAGCCCAACCCGCTGAAGCAGCGGGGGATCGAGCACGTGGACTGGAAGGACGCCGCGCTGCTGCGCACGTTCATCTCTGACCGCGGCAAGATCCGCGCCCGCCGGGTGACCGGACTCACCGGCCAGCAGCAGCGGCAGGTGGCCACCGCGATCCGCAACGCGCGGGAGATGGCCCTGCTGCCCTACCCGCACGCGGGACGGTGA
- the rpmG gene encoding 50S ribosomal protein L33, with amino-acid sequence MAKSTDVRPIVKLRSTAGTGTTYVTRKNRRNDPDRLVLRKYDPKVRRHVEFKEER; translated from the coding sequence ATGGCCAAGTCGACCGACGTCCGGCCGATCGTGAAGCTGCGCTCGACGGCGGGGACGGGCACGACCTACGTGACCCGCAAGAACCGCCGCAACGACCCGGACCGCCTGGTCCTGCGCAAGTACGACCCGAAGGTGCGCAGGCACGTCGAGTTCAAGGAGGAGCGCTGA
- the mrf gene encoding ribosome hibernation factor-recruiting GTPase MRF: MTELVVLCGTEPDGVGRTITRMRELDPGVVVLHHDLRDLGRGVVHRRLRDAGRDERTVLELAHGCVSCTIREDVLPTLAALAGTVDRVVLHLDPRLEPEPVCWALGAVVFEPPGGGEACTATDLVDLRGVVAVLDPDRWLDDATGDATLPERGLSTLPDDERTVAQLAVGQAEFADVLVLTRAVGPGGADRTAAVLDRLCPTAPRLLAGRADHRVFCDGLDPASRRGVPGGVHDPLLRGTPPLDAASGVRTLLFSARRPFHPDRLHDAIDSLLDGVVRARGRAWLATRPDAVLWVESAGGGMRIGHAGDWLAGADEQAWAEAGDQRRALAALAWHPRWGDRAQDLVAICHDADPDEIDAALRSALLTDAEIAAGEDAWSALPDPFGWAHDEPCAESEPVGPAALDDPTVRSDREGDL, encoded by the coding sequence ATGACCGAGCTGGTGGTCCTGTGCGGGACCGAGCCCGACGGGGTGGGGCGGACGATCACGCGGATGCGCGAGCTGGACCCGGGTGTCGTCGTGCTCCACCACGACCTGCGCGACCTGGGCCGCGGTGTGGTGCACCGGCGACTGCGCGACGCGGGCCGCGACGAGCGCACCGTGCTGGAGCTCGCCCACGGCTGTGTGAGCTGCACCATCCGCGAGGACGTGCTGCCGACCCTGGCCGCGCTGGCCGGGACGGTGGACCGGGTGGTGCTGCACCTGGACCCGCGCCTGGAGCCGGAGCCGGTGTGCTGGGCGCTGGGGGCGGTGGTGTTCGAGCCGCCGGGTGGCGGCGAGGCCTGCACCGCGACCGACCTCGTCGACCTGCGCGGGGTGGTGGCCGTGCTCGACCCGGACCGCTGGCTGGACGACGCCACCGGGGACGCGACCCTGCCCGAGCGCGGGCTGTCCACGCTGCCCGACGACGAGCGGACCGTCGCCCAGCTCGCCGTCGGGCAGGCCGAGTTCGCCGACGTCCTGGTGCTGACCCGCGCGGTCGGGCCCGGGGGCGCGGACCGGACCGCCGCCGTCCTGGACCGGCTGTGCCCGACCGCACCCCGGCTGCTCGCCGGACGGGCCGACCACCGGGTCTTCTGCGACGGGCTCGACCCCGCGTCCCGCCGAGGCGTCCCGGGTGGCGTGCACGACCCGCTGCTGCGCGGGACACCCCCGCTGGACGCCGCCAGCGGCGTCCGCACCCTGCTGTTCTCCGCCCGACGCCCGTTCCACCCGGACCGGCTGCACGACGCGATCGACAGCCTGCTCGACGGCGTCGTGCGGGCCCGCGGCCGGGCCTGGCTCGCCACCCGTCCCGACGCGGTGCTGTGGGTGGAGAGCGCGGGCGGCGGCATGCGGATCGGCCACGCCGGCGACTGGCTGGCCGGCGCCGACGAGCAGGCGTGGGCCGAGGCCGGCGACCAGCGCCGGGCGCTGGCCGCCCTGGCCTGGCACCCGCGCTGGGGCGACCGCGCCCAGGACCTCGTCGCGATCTGCCACGACGCCGACCCCGACGAGATCGACGCCGCCCTGCGCTCCGCGCTGCTCACCGACGCCGAGATCGCCGCGGGCGAGGACGCCTGGTCCGCCCTGCCCGACCCGTTCGGCTGGGCCCACGACGAGCCCTGCGCCGAGTCCGAGCCCGTGGGGCCCGCCGCCCTGGACGACCCCACCGTCCGTTCCGACCGAGAAGGAGACCTCTGA
- the rpmF gene encoding 50S ribosomal protein L32: MAVPKRRTSRSNTRHRRSQWKATTPDLVPLTLEGRRHLVPRALVPAYRRGLLPPPAGRG; this comes from the coding sequence ATGGCCGTTCCCAAGCGACGGACGTCGCGATCGAACACCCGGCACCGCCGGTCGCAGTGGAAGGCGACCACACCCGACCTGGTGCCGCTCACCCTGGAGGGACGCCGTCACCTGGTGCCGCGCGCCCTCGTCCCGGCCTACCGCCGGGGCCTGCTGCCCCCGCCCGCCGGACGGGGCTGA